In one Sander lucioperca isolate FBNREF2018 chromosome 7, SLUC_FBN_1.2, whole genome shotgun sequence genomic region, the following are encoded:
- the LOC116038356 gene encoding very long-chain acyl-CoA synthetase-like, with protein MYICFTVIAGLAILSFFFLRTRFPYLGEDCAYILRSIKLGFRLIKYKKVKPFYSVLDCFLDAAKRHPSKIFLHFEGREYTYGEVDKLSNKVARALQAEARLKKGDVVALFLANEPSFVWTWLGLAKLGCPAALLNFNIRSKSLLHCFSCCSAKVIIASSELQDAVEEVLPTLREQGISVYLLSEACSIQGINTLSDKISQASDQPLSWDLRANVNIRSTALYIYTSGTTGLPKAAVVTQERVWAASFIQAACGITSEDIFYVNLPLYHSAGFLIGMVGSIERGNTIVLKRKFSASQFWSDCRKYNVTVMQYIGETMRYLCNAPKKDNEKNHGVKFAIGNGVRTDIWSEFLNRFGDIKVRELYAATEGNIGFINYTSKIGAVGRVNFVHRFFFPFTLIKFDIEKEEPVRNSEGLCIEAARGETGLLVGKVTQRSPFVGYAGNQQQTEKKRLRDVLKKGDLYFNTGDLLRFDHMNFVYFQDRVGDTFRWKGENVATSEVADILTMAPCILEANVYGVKVEGHEGRIGMAAVLLKEGEDFDCLQTYKQVVNYLPAYARPRFIRIQPCLEMTGTFKMKKVKLVEEGFNPAHMEDPLYFLDTEKKMYVPLTEDIYRAIACREIKL; from the exons ATGTACATCTGCTTCACCGTTATAGCCGGACTGGCTATTCTGTCCTTCTTCTTTCTCAGGACACGTTTCCCTTACTTAGGCGAGGACTGCGCGTACATCCTGAGGAGCATTAAACTCGGCTTCAGGCTCATCAAATACAAGAAAGTCAAACCTTTTTACAGCGTCTTGGACTGCTTCTTGGATGCAGCGAAGAGGCATCCGAGTAAGATCTTTCTGCACTTTGAAGGACGAGAATATACTTATGGAGAAGTGGATAAACTGAGCAACAAGGTAGCTAGAGCTCTGCAGGCTGAAGCCCGGCTGAAGAAGGGGGACGTGGTCGCCTTGTTTCTGGCCAACGAGCCCAGTTTCGTGTGGACTTGGCTCGGTTTGGCCAAGCTGGGCTGTCCGGCTGCTCTGCTCAACTTTAACATCAGATCCAAGTCTCTGTTGCACTGTTTCTCCTGCTGCTCGGCCAAGGTGATCATCGCCTCTTCAG AGCTGCAGGATGCTGTGGAGGAGGTTTTACCCACACTGAGAGAGCAAGGCATCAGTGTGTACCTCCTGTCAGAGGCCTGCAGCATTCAGGGTATCAACACTTTGTCTGACAAGATCTCCCAGGCCTCAGATCAGCCGCTGTCCTGGGACCTCAGAGCCAACGTCAACATCAGGAGCACTGCTCTGTACATCTACACGTCGGGCACCACAG GTTTGCCTAAAGCAGCCGTTGTCACCCAGGAGAGGGTTTGGGCCGCTTCCTTCATCCAAGCGGCATGTGGAATCACATCAGAGGACATCTTCTACGTCAATCTGCCTCTCTATCACAGTGCAGGCTTTCTCATCGGGATGGTCGGATCCATCGAGAGAG GTAATACCATCGTTCTGAAGAGAAAGTTCTCTGCCTCTCAGTTCTGGAGTGACTGCAGGAAGTATAATGTGACCGTGATGCAGTACATTGGTGAAACAATGCGCTACCTCTGCAACGCGCCCAAG AAAGACAATGAGAAGAACCACGGAGTAAAGTTCGCCATCGGGAATGGAGTCCGGACAGACATTTGGTCGGAGTTTCTGAATCGCTTTGGGGACATTAAAGTTAGAGAGTTGTACGCGGCCACAGAGGGAAACATCGGCTTTATCAATTACACGTCCAAGATCGGTGCAGTGGGGCGAGTCAATTTTGTCCACAGG TTTTTCTTCCCATTTACTTTGATCAAGTTTGACATTGAGAAGGAGGAGCCAGTCAGGAACTCTGAGGGTTTGTGCATCGAGGCAGCCAGAG GTGAGACGGGACTTTTGGTGGGAAAGGTTACTCAGAGGTCTCCCTTTGTTGGTTACGCTGGCAACCAGCAacagacagagaagaagagGCTTCGTGACGTGTTGAAAAAAGGCGACCTCTACTTCAACACTGGAGATTTGCTTCGGTTTGATCACATGAACTTTGTGTACTTTCAGGATCGAGTTGGTGACACTTTCAG ATGGAAAGGAGAAAACGTTGCCACATCGGAGGTTGCAGACATTCTCACAATGGCTCCATGCATTTTGGAGGCAAATGTCTACGGTGTTAAAGTTGAAG GTCATGAGGGGCGGATCGGCATGGCAGCTGTCCTTTTGAAAGAAGGAGAAGATTTTGACTGTTTGCAGACCTACAAGCAGGTCGTCAACTACCTCCCAGCGTACGCAAGACCTCGATTCATCAGGATTCAG CCCTGCCTGGAGATGACGGGGACATTCAAGATGAAGAAAGTGAAGTTGGTGGAGGAGGGATTCAACCCAGCCCACATGGAAGATCCTTTATACTTCTTAGATACTGAGAAAAAGATGTACGTTCCCCTgactgaggacatctacagagCGATCGCTTGCAGGGAAATAAAACTCTAA